From a region of the uncultured Draconibacterium sp. genome:
- a CDS encoding SusC/RagA family TonB-linked outer membrane protein: protein MKKRCEIYLPESFSEVKKLFLIMRLTAVLILVFSFSTMASVYSQSTKLSVYDENTTLVAIFDKLSEQSEFQFVYNDEEVAVVKNVTVDFKNATVEEILNKVLSNYDLDYKVVNNVVVITPAPGKTEKESEQSRQENNVNVLGKVIDEAGEPLPGATIRIKGTSIGTTTDKNGNYTLRGSFEGEPVLVISFIGFVSQEIAIDGRPVINITLKQDLQDVSEVVVTGVFTRKANTYTGAVTSIKREELLKMSTQNVLSGLANLDPSFVKVENLTAGSDPNATSTYQMRGTSSISQNFQSQYENDPNQPLFILDGFETGIEKVKDLDINMIESITLLKDATAKAIYGSKGANGVVVVETRRPEGGKLRITYSGGVSLEMPDLTSYDMANATEKLETERLAGLYLSDNAVTQLSLNKTYSNKMLEVLRGVNTDWMAQPLHTGIGQKHSLYIDGGDQTMLYGVDLFYNNVAGAMKGSDRETFAGGITLTYRKKNFLLRNRLAITYNESNNSPYGNFGLYALMNPYSRLYDENGNIVQSYNYSGTLEPNPIWNTTINTTDRSTYTDITNNLYGEWTIQQGLKVIGRLGISSKEARSDVFKPASHTDFLNYTDVLRKGNYAQTNGRTHFINGDLGLSYSVVKGKHLLFANGQLNFASNSYDRVRLDAEGFPNDHMDHVIFAAQYAEGEKPTGAEGNSHSAGALLSANYSYDERYLFDANYRLSGSSEYGSNKRWGTFWSLGAGWNIHKEAFLKNNSVVNLLKLRFSMGYTGSQGFNTYEALSTVRYYNNSVYYGNIGSYLVSLANPDLRWQSKYDQSIGLDFGLLKNRISGRFDYYVANTEDMLTDVTLPSSTGFGYYRANLGKTQNKGVEANLNIRAYQSSSNRDFLNFYMSGAHNKNKLQKISNNLKAFNDKQDENKSDDEIADNYDNITTPSVRYIEGQSINTIWAVQSLGIDPQNGKEIYLKKDGTTTYEWDAKDQIAAGDGMPSVTGNLGISSEISNIGCNISFYYRLGGQIYNTTLVDKVENANLIYNVDRRVLTDRWKQEGDIARFKAITDKTYTRPTTRFVEDNNTLSLSTVNIYYDFRETGIVKNSFLQQFRASVNLNDIFVISSVKTERGTSYPFARNATFTIQATF, encoded by the coding sequence ATGAAAAAACGATGTGAAATCTATCTTCCGGAGTCATTTTCGGAAGTTAAAAAGCTGTTTCTAATTATGAGACTAACTGCTGTTCTTATCTTGGTTTTCTCCTTTAGCACAATGGCTTCGGTTTACTCGCAGAGTACCAAGCTGTCGGTGTATGACGAAAACACAACACTTGTTGCTATTTTTGATAAACTGAGCGAGCAAAGCGAATTTCAGTTTGTTTATAACGACGAAGAAGTTGCTGTTGTTAAAAATGTAACTGTTGATTTTAAAAATGCAACGGTTGAGGAAATCCTGAACAAAGTTTTATCGAACTATGACCTTGATTACAAGGTGGTAAACAATGTGGTGGTAATAACACCGGCGCCCGGAAAAACAGAAAAGGAATCAGAACAATCTCGGCAAGAAAACAACGTAAATGTTTTAGGAAAGGTTATTGATGAAGCTGGCGAACCTTTGCCAGGTGCAACTATTAGGATTAAAGGCACAAGTATTGGTACCACTACCGATAAAAATGGAAATTATACTTTAAGAGGTAGTTTTGAAGGAGAACCGGTTTTGGTAATTTCATTCATCGGTTTTGTATCTCAAGAAATCGCGATAGATGGTCGTCCGGTAATTAACATTACTTTGAAGCAAGATCTTCAGGATGTGTCGGAAGTAGTTGTAACGGGTGTTTTTACCCGAAAAGCAAACACCTATACTGGTGCTGTTACTTCAATAAAACGCGAAGAGTTGTTAAAAATGAGCACTCAAAACGTATTGAGTGGATTGGCCAATCTCGATCCTTCGTTTGTAAAGGTTGAAAATCTTACTGCAGGATCAGATCCAAACGCAACATCGACATACCAAATGCGTGGAACCAGCTCCATTTCGCAAAACTTTCAAAGTCAGTATGAAAACGATCCGAATCAGCCACTGTTCATTTTAGATGGATTTGAAACCGGCATCGAGAAAGTTAAGGACTTAGATATCAATATGATTGAAAGTATTACCTTGCTAAAAGATGCTACCGCAAAAGCAATTTACGGATCGAAAGGAGCTAATGGAGTTGTGGTAGTTGAAACACGTCGTCCCGAAGGAGGCAAACTTCGCATTACTTACAGCGGAGGTGTTTCGCTTGAAATGCCAGATCTTACCAGTTACGATATGGCAAACGCTACTGAAAAGCTGGAAACAGAACGACTGGCAGGTCTTTACCTTTCGGATAATGCGGTAACGCAGTTGTCGTTAAATAAAACTTATAGCAATAAGATGCTTGAGGTACTGCGCGGTGTTAATACCGATTGGATGGCACAACCGCTACACACCGGTATCGGACAAAAACATTCGCTTTATATTGATGGAGGTGACCAGACCATGTTATATGGGGTTGACCTTTTTTACAATAATGTCGCTGGTGCGATGAAAGGTTCCGACCGGGAAACTTTTGCCGGAGGTATTACGTTAACCTATCGCAAAAAAAACTTTTTGCTTCGTAACCGTTTGGCAATTACCTACAACGAAAGCAACAACTCTCCTTATGGAAATTTCGGGTTGTATGCACTGATGAATCCTTACAGCCGTTTGTATGATGAGAACGGAAACATTGTACAATCGTATAATTATAGCGGAACACTCGAACCAAATCCAATCTGGAATACTACTATAAATACCACCGACCGTTCCACTTATACCGACATTACAAATAATCTTTACGGAGAGTGGACCATTCAACAGGGCTTAAAAGTGATTGGCCGTTTGGGGATTAGCTCAAAAGAAGCCCGATCGGATGTATTCAAGCCTGCATCGCATACTGATTTTTTAAACTATACCGATGTGTTGAGAAAAGGTAACTATGCGCAAACCAACGGACGTACACATTTTATTAACGGTGATTTGGGCTTGAGTTATTCAGTTGTAAAAGGGAAACACCTCTTATTTGCCAACGGACAATTAAACTTTGCCAGCAACAGCTACGACAGGGTTCGACTCGATGCAGAGGGCTTCCCGAACGATCACATGGATCACGTAATCTTTGCTGCACAGTATGCCGAGGGAGAAAAACCAACAGGTGCCGAAGGCAATAGTCATTCGGCCGGAGCACTGTTATCGGCGAATTATTCCTACGACGAACGCTATCTGTTCGATGCCAACTACCGCTTATCGGGTTCATCAGAGTACGGGAGCAATAAACGTTGGGGAACATTCTGGTCGCTTGGTGCCGGGTGGAATATCCACAAAGAGGCCTTTCTGAAGAATAATTCAGTAGTAAACCTGCTTAAGCTTCGTTTTTCGATGGGGTATACCGGTTCGCAGGGATTTAATACTTACGAGGCACTTTCAACCGTTCGTTACTACAATAACAGCGTATATTACGGTAACATTGGTTCGTACCTGGTTAGTTTGGCCAACCCCGATTTAAGGTGGCAATCGAAATATGATCAGAGTATTGGTCTTGATTTTGGACTATTGAAAAATCGTATCAGCGGGCGATTCGATTATTATGTGGCTAATACAGAAGACATGTTAACCGACGTAACTTTACCGTCATCAACAGGTTTTGGTTATTACAGAGCAAACCTTGGTAAAACTCAGAATAAAGGAGTTGAAGCAAATCTGAATATACGTGCTTATCAAAGCAGTTCAAACCGCGATTTCCTGAATTTTTACATGTCGGGTGCACACAACAAAAATAAACTGCAAAAGATTTCAAATAATTTGAAAGCGTTTAACGACAAGCAGGATGAGAATAAAAGTGATGATGAAATCGCCGATAATTACGATAATATCACCACGCCTTCAGTTCGTTACATTGAAGGACAGTCGATCAACACCATTTGGGCAGTTCAGTCTTTGGGAATCGATCCTCAAAATGGAAAAGAGATTTATCTGAAAAAAGATGGTACTACAACCTACGAGTGGGATGCTAAAGACCAGATTGCTGCCGGTGATGGCATGCCAAGTGTAACCGGAAACCTGGGAATTAGTTCTGAAATCTCCAACATTGGCTGTAACATTTCGTTTTACTACCGCCTGGGCGGCCAGATTTACAATACAACTCTGGTTGACAAGGTTGAAAATGCAAATCTTATTTACAATGTGGATCGCAGAGTGCTTACCGACCGGTGGAAACAGGAAGGAGATATCGCCCGCTTCAAGGCAATTACAGATAAAACTTACACCCGGCCAACAACACGATTTGTAGAAGACAATAATACACTATCACTTTCTACCGTGAATATCTACTACGATTTTCGCGAAACCGGAATTGTTAAAAACAGCTTCCTTCAGCAGTTTAGGGCCAGCGTTAACCTGAATGATATTTTTGTAATCTCATCAGTGAAAACAGAACGGGGAACCTCGTATCCGTTTGCCAGAAACGCAACATTCACCATTCAAGCAACCTTTTAA
- a CDS encoding RagB/SusD family nutrient uptake outer membrane protein codes for MKKLSIHTTSVKIVAFVTVALLMFSCEDYFDVSPKSQILTDEHFSDETGFYDQLTGVYSQMASSALYGKEMTFGLAEVLSQNYDIDATNTYRYAAQYDYSNTDVQSRINSVWNTAYNCIANLNIMLEYYEAVDSTTFTGNHYNLYRGEALGLRGFLHFEMLKAFSPSPASNGSAMAVPYVTQYAPQVTGQKTVDETVDLVISDLTNAVKYLSTDSLHIAESPHLFSNSRHYFFNYYAAQYILARAYLWKGDLTNAAKVAEEVIADIDENSSSSPISWVHFTQVQGVPNEQVNRLFTPELVFRLDIPGMADLVDGYFTEEAGSNSFYLTDESQDKIFEKSTKGLGNDYRSLFGIQYDGEKQYIWKYHQYGFHDNQMPVIRKTEIYYIAAEAQKESNPARSIELLNEVRSNRNITEDDALPETLTSAEIQNEIFKEYRKEYLGEGQLFFYYKRLNIPTIESSPVAANNAVYVWPMPDNEIEFGNR; via the coding sequence ATGAAAAAATTATCAATACATACAACATCAGTAAAAATAGTTGCTTTTGTAACTGTTGCACTGCTTATGTTTTCTTGTGAAGACTACTTTGATGTGAGTCCTAAATCACAAATTTTAACCGATGAACATTTTAGTGATGAAACCGGATTTTATGATCAACTAACAGGTGTTTACTCGCAAATGGCCAGTAGTGCGCTTTACGGAAAAGAAATGACATTTGGCCTTGCAGAAGTACTATCGCAAAACTACGACATTGACGCAACAAATACCTACCGTTATGCTGCTCAATACGACTATTCCAATACGGATGTTCAGTCGCGGATAAATTCAGTGTGGAATACGGCTTATAATTGTATTGCTAACCTGAATATAATGTTGGAATATTATGAAGCTGTTGACTCGACTACTTTTACCGGCAACCACTACAATTTGTACAGGGGCGAAGCATTAGGATTGCGCGGTTTTCTGCATTTCGAAATGTTGAAAGCTTTTTCTCCCAGTCCGGCAAGCAATGGTTCTGCCATGGCTGTTCCGTATGTGACCCAATATGCACCACAGGTTACCGGACAGAAAACAGTGGATGAAACCGTTGATTTGGTTATCAGTGATTTAACGAACGCTGTAAAATACCTGTCTACCGATTCCTTGCATATTGCAGAAAGCCCACATCTGTTTAGTAATTCAAGACACTACTTTTTCAACTATTACGCCGCGCAATATATTTTGGCACGCGCCTATTTGTGGAAAGGTGATTTGACCAACGCCGCAAAAGTAGCTGAAGAAGTAATTGCCGATATTGATGAGAATTCAAGTAGCTCTCCTATATCCTGGGTACATTTCACGCAGGTTCAGGGTGTGCCAAACGAGCAGGTAAACCGCCTGTTTACTCCTGAATTGGTTTTCCGCCTGGATATCCCGGGGATGGCTGATTTGGTTGATGGTTATTTCACTGAAGAAGCCGGATCTAATTCGTTCTACTTAACAGATGAAAGCCAGGATAAGATTTTCGAAAAATCAACAAAGGGTTTGGGTAACGATTATCGCTCGTTGTTTGGAATTCAGTACGATGGTGAAAAACAATACATTTGGAAATACCATCAATATGGTTTTCACGACAACCAGATGCCGGTAATTCGGAAAACTGAAATCTATTACATTGCTGCGGAGGCTCAAAAAGAAAGCAACCCCGCACGTTCGATTGAGTTGCTAAATGAAGTGCGTAGTAACCGGAACATCACTGAAGATGATGCACTGCCCGAAACGCTGACTTCAGCAGAAATACAAAACGAAATTTTCAAAGAATACCGTAAGGAATATCTTGGTGAAGGACAGCTGTTCTTTTACTACAAACGATTGAATATTCCGACTATCGAAAGCTCGCCTGTTGCTGCCAACAACGCGGTGTATGTGTGGCCGATGCCCGACAACGAGATTGAATTTGGCAACCGTTAA
- a CDS encoding DUF4843 domain-containing protein has translation MNKIKLYLAFIALTALFACENDPFYFNSEARLRMEGPEVWTLGTDSLEFSFANYSSTVTDTTFDITVYVMGEAADQARTAEFEIDPSMSTAETNMYSFPEMVTIPTGELSVNLPVTVKRVEVLQTVQFQLYIKIKESADFKIGVTEQNHLLLKWSDILSKPNNWDDLEEFFGVYSLTKYRFIIDVLNTGEFDTDTLSWAQMKNYQIELAEALRLYNEANAGNPLADKNGNLITF, from the coding sequence ATGAACAAAATTAAATTATACCTGGCATTCATTGCGTTAACAGCCTTGTTTGCCTGCGAAAACGATCCTTTTTATTTTAATTCGGAAGCCCGCCTGAGAATGGAAGGACCCGAAGTATGGACGCTGGGAACTGATTCGCTGGAATTTTCATTCGCGAATTATAGTTCAACCGTTACCGATACTACTTTTGATATTACCGTTTATGTAATGGGAGAAGCTGCCGACCAGGCACGTACCGCTGAATTCGAAATTGATCCCTCAATGAGTACAGCAGAAACAAATATGTATAGTTTCCCTGAGATGGTTACGATTCCAACAGGAGAACTTTCGGTTAATTTACCGGTAACCGTTAAGCGAGTTGAAGTTTTGCAAACTGTTCAATTTCAGTTATATATAAAGATAAAAGAAAGTGCTGACTTTAAAATTGGAGTAACCGAACAAAACCACTTGTTGCTGAAATGGTCCGACATTTTGTCGAAACCAAATAACTGGGATGATTTGGAAGAGTTTTTCGGAGTGTACAGTCTGACAAAGTATCGATTTATTATTGATGTACTTAATACCGGAGAATTTGATACTGATACGTTAAGCTGGGCACAAATGAAGAACTATCAGATTGAGCTGGCCGAAGCGCTTCGCCTTTATAACGAAGCTAATGCCGGTAATCCGTTAGCAGATAAAAACGGTAACTTAATTACATTTTAA